CCTCAACGCATCGTTCAGTTTTTGGCGCGCACGATAAAGCCGCGTTTCGACCGTCTTTTCGCTGACCCCGAGTGTGACTGCGACCTCGGCTTGCGACATGTCCTCGATCGTCCGGAGCAGCAGCGCCTCTTTCAGGCGTGCGGGCAAGGCGGCAATAGCCCCCGCCACGCGGGTCAGCTTCTCCCGGTCTTCGGCGGTACGCTCTGCCCCGACCGCCTCGTCGGGAATAGACTGTGCGGCATGGTCCGGCATTGCGAAGCTGAACAACCGCCGCACTGCGCGGCGTCGTCCCCAGTCACGCGCTTTGTTGAGCGCAATCCGCGCGATCCAGGCCCGGAACGGGCGTGCCGGGTCATAGCGATCGAGCGCCCCGAATGCGGCGATCAATGTTTCTTGGGTGACATCCATCGCTTCGTCGGCATCACCGGTTGCACTGCGGACCAGCCGATAGACGGCCTCGCGGTGGCGTTCGGCGAGCACGCGGTAGGCAGCTTGCGTGCCGCTGCGCGCTAACGCCGCCAGTTCCCCGTCGGATGCGTCATCAAGCGCAAGCGTCACCGCGCGTCAGCGGTCAGCGCCTTGACCACAGCCTGATCGAACACCGCCGTCTGGTCGGGCTTCAACAGCGATCGCATGGCAAAGACATGTTCGAGCGTCGCCTTTTGTAACTTCCCCATGGTCATGTGGCAGGCATCGACAGCGGCGGCGACACGCGGACCGAAGCCGTGCTCGGTCTCGATTGCGTCGGCCAGGCGCGCGTTGTCGGCGCGCAATTCGAGTTCGAGCGCTTTGCGCCGGACCGAAAATGTCGCTTCAATCGCGTCGAGTTTCGTATGCTGCTGCGCGTCGAGCGTAAGCTTGTCGTGCAATACGGCGTGCAGTTCGGCACCCGTGTGCGATGGCGCTGGAAGCAACACCCGCCCGATAAAAACACCCGCGATCGCAGCGAGAAACGCGATGACCCCGATGATGACGGCACGGCGCAACACGGTCACGGCGTTTGTCCAAGCAAGGTCGAGGGCATCAGCGGGGAGCTGGCCGCAAAGGGTGTCAGCGAGCCCTGCGCCGAGGCCGGCTCGGTCGGCAACGCGGCACCGGCTAAGCCGACCGCAAGCGCAAAGATCCCAGCAAATGCAATGGGTCGACGAAGATCAACAGCGCGTGCCGCCGCCACATCTGCCAGCATCGCGCCGTCGATTGCAGCAAGCCTTTGCGGCACGGGCAATTGACCCAGCTGGATCACCAAATCCTCGACGTTGCTCATAATCGACCTCCGCTCCGATCCTTACCATACGGCGCTCATCCAATTGTCCCTTAATCGACCGCAATGAGGGATCGGGCGTCGTGATGCGTATGCAGAGCGAACCCATTGAGGAGCCTGCCATGACCAACCGCTTTCGCGCCGCGCTGTTCGCCATTGCCGCTTTTGCAACAAGCAACGCGGCACTCGCGCATACCCATCTGATCGCTTCGACTCCGGCTGCAAATGCCAGTGTCGCAAAACCGACAGCGATCTCGCTGAGCTTCAGCGAGACGGTCATGCCCGAATTTTCGGGAGCGGATGTCGTCATGACCGGGATGCCGGGAATGGCCAACCACCAGCCGATGAAACTGTCGGGGCTGAAGGCGAGCTGGAGCGCTGACGGCAAGACGCTCACGCTCGTTGCTGGCCGCGCGTTTCCGGTCGGCAGCTATCAGGTGACGTGGCACGCGGCGGGCGCGGACACCCACCGGATGCAGGGTGATTTCACGTTTTCGGTCAAATAGCGGGTGAATGACCCGCTCTCCATCGGCATCCGGTTCGCGCTTTACGCGGACTTGATGCTGCTGTTCGGGCTACCCTTATTTGCAACCTATACGCGGGAAGAGCGGGAAACCTTTCTCGATCGCCGCCGGGTGCTCGTCTCGCTCGCCGTGTTCGGAGTGGCGCTGTCCGCCCTTTCGATCGTGGCAATGACCGCAGCGATGGCGGGGGTTGCGATCCTCGATGTCGACCGCGCCTCGATCTGGGCGATGATTTTCGAGACGCCGATGGGCAAGGCGTGGAGCGTGCGCATGGGGGCGTTGGCGATGGTAGCGATCATCGTCGTCCGCTCGCGGACGCCCGCCGTCCCCACCGCGCTGAGTGCGGTTGCGCTCGGCTCGCTGGCATGGACGGGGCATGGGGCGGCCGGCGAGGGCAGCGCCGGGACGGTCCGACTCGTCGGCGACCTTGTCCACCTGCTGGCGGCGGGGGCGTGGCTGGGCGCGCTCGTAGGGCTGGGCGCAATGCTGTGGGCGGGTGATACTGCGGCAGCGACGCACCGCGCGCTCGAAAGGTTCGCAGCGGTCGGCACGGTCATCGTCGCCGCGGTCGTCGGCAGCGGTCTGATCAACGGCCTCTACCTCGTCGGCTGGTCGAACCTCGGCCGCCTGCCGTTCACGCTCTACGGGCAATTGCTGTTGCTCAAGCTCGCGCTGTTCGGGGGGATGCTCGGGCTCGCCGCGATCAACCGGTTCCGGCTGACACCTGCGCTCGGTAATGCACAGCGCCAAGACGTCAATAGCGCGCGCCGCGCGTTGTCGCGAAGTCTGATGGTCGAAACTGTAGCGGCATTGGCGATCCTCGGTCTGGTCGCATGGCTCGGCACGCTCGCACCACCGATGTCGCAATAGCCGACGCAAAGGAAACGCGAATGGCGAGGGTCAGTCCATATCGCCACTATCCCTCCGATCGGATCGGCAGGTGGAAGCGGCACACTGCGCCGATGCTCGGTCACGAGCCTTGCGCGCCACCGGATCCAGGAGCATCTGCGCGAGGCTTGCGCCCCGGCCTCCGCCGCGACGGGCGAGCGAGGTCGCGATCGCCTGATGGCCCGAATGATCGGCATTGGGCGAAATTTTAGGCGATCGCTTCGGTACGTCCAAGCCGTTCACTGCGGTAATACGTGAACGACAGCCATAGCGACATTGCCCCCATCAGATGCCATGCGGCGTGGCCTTGTAATAGGCTGTGTGGCGCGCAGAGTATTAGATGCTGGTCGAGGTTCCAGATCACCAACGCCAGCCCCATCACCGCAATGCCACCAAGATAATATCTGGTCCGGGCCCCAGCGCGTTTCGGGCGCGCAAAGATCAACTCCCCCGCAATCGCCGCCAACAACAACGCGGTAAATAGCGGTCGGCGCAAATCGGGTGCGATCAGCAACACGGCCACCAGCGCAACGGACAGCGCGACATACGCCCAGGTCGCGGAGCGCGCCGGAATATCCTGCCACCGGGCCAGCGCCATGATCAGCATGAACGACCCGATCAAATACATGCCGACCACATCGAAAAACTGGCCCCACAACGTCAATGTTGCATGCAGCATCACCGATCCCAGCCCGACGATGATCGCGGTCGTTCCGAGCAGCATCACCGCTTGCCGCGGCATCGCTGAAGCCCAGGTCGTGCCGCTACCGAGCGCGATCATTAGAAACCCGGCGAATACAAAACCGAGAGACGATACACTGTTTGCCGGCTGCACGATCAGTCCGCTTCGCGGGGTCTCGCAAAAGCAACGTGTCGCCGTGCACGTGGCGGCTGCGTATTTGGTCCAGTCGGGGCCCAGCACCATCAGCAGCAGCACGGTCATCGCAGCCGCGAGCGCCGTGAGCATTAGCGCCGTCCACGCCTGCCGCGCCGTGATCGCCAGATCCATCCCCTGCCCCTTACCTTTTTAGACGATAGCGAATGCGCGCTACGCTAGCGCAAGTGTAAAACAATTTTGGAAGATAACCGACGCCGCACCACGTCACCGACTCATAAATCGCATCCAGATTTTTGCGGATGCGAGTTTGATGAGGGCGAGATCGTATTCGGCGTGGTTTTCGTACCGTGTCACGATCGCGCGGAAGAGCTTGAGCTTGCTGAAGAAGCGTTCGACGAGATTGCGGTATCGGTAAAGGAAGCGGCTGCAGGCGGGGACGTTTTTGCGGTTGGGCATTGGCCTGACGTTAGCCCAGGCAGCGCCGAGCATCGGGTTTCAGCGCGGGACGACCATCCGTGTTCCGGTGAAGTTTTCCGCCTGACAGCCAAGCACGGGATCGAACCGCGCGCTGCGGCTGGCTATCAGTGGCACCGAGGCGGTGACCGTTCGCGTCGAAGAGTCTTCAGAAAGTCGGATCGGCTCCATCCCGGGCTCGAAGTCCTTGTGGCAGTCCTCGAGCGGTCTGCCGCCAATGTAGCGGCATCCACATCCTACCCGTGCTGCATAGCCGACGCCAAGTTCGAGCTGTGCACGATGTGCTCTGACCCAACCATAAGAGACGCCGCCGGCGATCAGCACGACCGCGAAGAGCGAACCCAAAAGAGCGTTCCTTGCTTTCATCGCGCTCGAGCCTACGCTCGGCCAATGCGAAAGAACAGCCATTGGATTGCACTCGCCAGCGTCATGCTCGCCACCGGATCGAGCGCGGAGAGCGATCGCGGTTCGCTCGCGACGTTGTTCGGGAAGGGAGAGGGCGAAACCCGCGCCGCGCTGATGATCCGCGATGGACGCGTCGTCGAGAAGCGCTACGCCGTCGGCTACTCCGATGCGAACCGCTTCATCAGTTGGTCGATGGCCAAGACTGTGACCGCGATCCTGGTCGGCCAGCTGGTTTCGGATGGAAAACTGTCGCTCGATAGCCCCGCGCCGATCGCCGAATGGCATGGCGCGAATGATGAACGCCGGGCGATCACGTTACGGATGCTGCTCAACATGTCGTCGGGCTTGCAGCACACCGAGATCGGGGACCCGGTGGAAGCCTCGGATACGAATCAGGTGCTGTTCGTCAGTGGGACGCAGTCGATGGCGGCACGCGCGATCGACGTGCCGCTTGAGGCACGTCCCGGTGCCAAGTTCGAATACAGCTCGCTCACGAGCATTATCCTTGCGGAGATCATCACGCGGACGCTGACGTCGAGCAGCGACCCACAGAGCCGCGCGCAGGCATATCGTCGATTTGCGGAACAACGCCTGTTTCGCCCCGCTGGGATAAAGAGTGCGGTCCTCGAGTTCGATGGCGCGGGGACGCAGATTGGCGGGTCACTGGTCTACATGACACTCGATGATTACGGACGGCTGGGGCAAGTGCTGCTCGCGGGCAACGCACCCGATGGCACCGGAATCATCCGGCCAGACTGGCTTGCTTTCATGAAGACGCCCTCGCTGCGCAATCCCGAATATGGCGGTCAGCTCTGGCTGAACCGCCCGGGCGGCGTCGATCCGCACCCCACGCTATTTCCGGGGCACGGGCCGAACACTCTGGTGTCGTGCCTGGGGCATCTTGGGCAGTTCGTGATCGCATCGTCCGACCAAAATCTCGTGGTCGTGCGGTTGGGAAAAACCCAGGACGACACGTCTGCCTTCTCCGCGTTGCGCGACGCGCTCGGAAAGATCGTCGAACAGGTGCCGATCGCCGGCAAGAAGAACTCGTCCGCGGTTATGCCGGAGCGTTAGCTCGGGACTGAGGATTGCCCTCTATTGATGCGTTGCGACCACCCGTTGAACCCACCGGTCTTCGTCACAAATCTGGCAACAAGCGGTCGGTGCGCATTCCGCTCTTTTCAATCATACGTTGACTGGGCCCGTCGACCAGGCGTCGTGCTGGCTATCGGTACGGCTCGCATGCAACCCCCTCACCATCGCCATCCATTTTTTCGCGATAGCCCAGCTCGTTAGAATAAATGGGTGGAGTGCCAGCCGCCCGTGCGTCGTCACAGCCTCTCCAAAAGTCGCCGGGTTGCGGGTCGCGAGCACGTATGACTCCGGCCTGCTCCGCAACCAGTCTCACCGCCGCGCCGATTTTAACGCGGCCATCTTCGTTAAGCGCGAGGCTGGCCATGCCGACGATTGCGCCTAGAACTGTCGCTAAACCCAGAAGTTTGACTGCTGCCTTTTGGTCTGCGTCTCGCTGTTTACGCCGGTAGTGGTCTCCCAGCTTCACAGGGGCAGCGCGAAATGGCTTTTTGAAGCTCATCAGCACGCCGTAGCAGGTCGCAGTAAACGACCGGTTCCTAACGCCTATTGCCGTCAGCGACGAACGTGGCGACAGGTCAGTTTACAATGTGAGCGGCAGCAGGATTTCGCCTTTTGGCCGGGTGGTGGGCTTCGGTACGCCCCTTCCTATTTTGCTTTTGTTGCCGCGATGTAGCGGTTGACCTGCTCCTCCAGCACCGCGAGCGGCAGCGCGCCTTGGCTCAGTATCGCTTCGTGGAAGTCGCGGATGTCGAATTTGGGGCCGAGCTCCTGTTCCGCCCGCTTGCGCAGTTCGGCGATTTTGAGCTGCCCGACCATGTAGCTGGTCGCCTGGCCCGGCCAGTTGAAATACCGATCGACTTCCCGCCCGATGTCCTTTTTCGACACCGAACTGTTCGCCTCAAAATAAGCGACGGCCTGTTCGCGCGTCCACCGCTTGGAATGAATGCCGGTGTCGAGCACCAGCCGAATGGCGCGCCAGACCTGCAGCGACAGCATGCCGAACCGCGCATAGGGGTCCTTGTACACGCCCATTTCGTTCGCCAGCCGCTCCGAATACAGGCCCCATCCCTCCATATAGGCACCATAGCCGCCAAATTTGCGAAACTTGGGGATGCCGGTCAGCTCCTGCTGCCGCGCGATCTGGAAATGATGGCCCGGTGCGCCCTCATGCGCGGCAATGCCGGCGACCTGCACCTTCTGCGTCTGGTTCATGTCGACCAAATTGACGTAATAGATTCCCGGCCGCGCTCCGTCGGCGGAGGGCGGGTTGTAGAACGCGGTCGAGGCAGTGCCTTCGCGCCACTTTTCCACCGCGCGCACCTCCAAAGGTGCCTTGGGCAGGACCCGGAAATAGCGCGGGGCGGCTGCCATTACCGACGCGATCACGGCGCGGGCATCGCCCAGATACTGCTCGCGGCCGACACTGGTGTTCGGATATTTGAACTTTGGATCGGTACGGATCGTGTCGAAGAACTGTTCCAGCGTGCCGGTGAAGCCGACCTCTCGCTTGATCGCCTCCATCTCCTGCCGGATCGCCGCGACCTGACGCAGGCCGAGCTCGTGAATCTGGTCGGCGGTCAGGTCCGTGGTCGTCGAACCCTTCAGCCGGTCCGCATAATAGGCTGCGCCGTTGGGGAGGCTCCACGCACCGAAATTGCCCTTGGACAGCGGTTCGATGGCATCCAGCGCCGCGAAAAGCGTGTCGTAGCCGCGGCGGAAGGGCCCGGTCAGCGCCGCGCTGGCGTCCGCCAGAAGCTTCGCCTTGGTCGCCTCGGGCACGTTTAGCGCGCCGACCTTTTTGCGGAAATCCGCCATGACGGTGGAATCGAGGCCGTTGCCGAACGGCGCGCCGGTGATCACTGCCTTCGCATCGGCGCGTGCAGGTGCGAAATTGACTTTGTTGGGGATGATTCCCGCAGCCGCTTGCTCCCGCATCGTCGCAGCGACCTCGCGCATCACGCGCTCGGTATCGCGCAGGCGGGAGATATACGCCTCGGCATCGGCGACACTGTCGACCTTGTGGTTGTTGATCAGCAGTACCGGAATGTCGCCCGCCGGACTGCCGTTGGTCGACACGGGGAACCGCAGATTGCGAAACTGGAAGGACTCGCCCTCGCGCTCGACCTGATATTCGAACAGGCGATAACTGACCCGCGCGCTCTCCCCCAGTTGTTCGGGCCGGAACTGAGCCCGCATCGCCTTCAACTGCCGCTCGGCCAGCGCCCGCCCTCGCACGGCGGCGGCATCGGTGTAATCGTCGAGCTTGTCGTAATCGGTCTTGAAGCCGAGCTGCGTCTGGCTCTCCGGGCTGAGCGCCAGTTGCTCGTCATAGGCGCGGTCAAGGAATTGCAGCAGCGCGGCGTCCTGGGCCTGGGTGGCGGCAGCGGCTGGAGCGGCCTGCGGCGGCATCGGCGCGTTCGCCTGGATCAGCGGGGTCAGGGGGACAATCATGAGGGCGAAGGCAAGACGCATCGAATACTCCTGGGCGAATCCAGATCTCTGGTTGCTCTCCGGCGTCTTGCAAGGTGACGACGCCGGACACGATCGTTTATACGGCCCCTCCTCGTTAGGTCGAGGTCCAGACACGTCATAATCGTCACGGGCTCATCATCTGATCTGGGCCGCTCCGGGGGTTCTCCCAATCGGTCACGATATAGAGGCAGATTGGGTGGAGCTGACCAAAGCGAGCTTTGCCAGCTCACGGTTCGTAAGCGAGCAGGTGATTTCGGCGTTGCTGGTCGACGCTTAAATCTTGCCGGGGACGGCCGCCGTCCGACCGATCATACCTGAAAGTACGAAGGACGATCGGTGTGGCCAGCGAGATTTCCAGCTGGTGGAGGCGACGAGCTCAGGCTCGTTGCGATCGTATTCGAAGACGACCGTCGCCGGATCGCCGTCGAACGCTCGCGCCTCAGCGCCGCCAAACAGCGTTTCGCCGATCCTGAAGATGACGATTGCAGCCATCATCGTGCGGGCGAGGGTCCAACTGTAGTCTTGGGCGAGCGTAAGCGGCAGTTCCTGCTCCTGTAGATGCGATTTCACCCCACCCCCACCGGGGCACCCCCTCATCCAATCAGGCAGAAACGGCAAGGCATCCCTCCCCAACGGGGGCGAACAGCAAAGCGCGCCAGTTGGGAACCGGGTGGGGATTTCAAAGCTGTCGAGTGGGGATATGGTGGGGTGATTTTCACCGCCACCTTCTCAATTGCATCTAAGTCTTTGAAAAGACTGGAGCGGGCGAAGGGATTCGAACCCTCGACCCCAACCTTGGCAAGGTTGTGCTCTACCCCTGAGCTACGCCCGCTCTGGCGCCGTGTCCCGGTGCGATACCGGGCGGGTAAGGTGGCGGCCTCTAACAGCGCCTTTGCGGATCGGCAAGCCCTTATGCGACCCCTTATGCGACATTGGGTCGCATCCACACGAAAAGGGTTGGCTTGCGGCCCCGAGCGCCCACATAAGGCAGGAACGATCAAACGGAGCGATACGTGGCAACGCTGGGAATGAGTGCAACCGAACGCGACGCCGTCGAGGCGTTCCGCCGCGATGTCGTCGAACCGTCGATGACGAGCCTCGTGATCATCGATTTCTGGGCGGAATGGTGTGGCCCGTGCAAGGCGCTGACGCCGCTGCTCGAAAAAGTCGCCGCCGCTTATGCCGACAAGGGCGTGGTGCTGGCCAAGATCGATACCGACAAGAACCAGTTCATCGCCGCGCAATTCCAGATCAAATCGATCCCGACCGTCTATGCGATGTTCCAGGGACAGTTGGTCGCCGACCTGACGCCCGCGCGTACCGAGACCGCGCTGCGCACGATGCTCGACCAGATCCTGAAACAATTGCCGATCGAGAGCGAAGCGGCGGGCCTTGATGCCGAGCTCGAACCGTTGATTGCGATGGGCGAGCAAGTGCTGGTCGAGGGCGACGCCGCCCGCGCGATCAGCGTTTTCGCACAATTGACCGAAATGGCACCCGAGCATCCGGCGGTGCTGTCGGGCATGGTCCGCGCGCTCGTCGCCAACGGGCAGACCGACGAAGCCGAGGCGGCGATTGCGGCACTGCCCGAGGATGTCGCGAAACTTCCCGAGATCGAGCGGGCGCGGGCCGCGCTGGCCTTGGCGCGTGACGCCAAGCCGGTCGATGATCTCGCGGGGCTTGCCGCCGAGGTCGCGGCCAATCCGGCGGATTTCGACAAGCGCTTCGAACTGGCGGGCGGGCAAATGGCGGCGGGCGACCGCGATGCCGCCGCCGATACGTTGCTTGCGATGATCGCGGCCGACCGCGCCTGGAACGATGGCGCGGCACGCGCGCAGTTGCTCAAGCTGTTCGAGGTCGTCGGACTGGAAGACCCGTGGGTGTCGGCGCAGCGCCGCAAGCTCTCTGCGATCCTGTTCACGTGACGATCACGCGCCTCTCGATCTTCCCGCTGCCGGGGGCCTTGCTGTTTCCGGGCATGCATTTGCCGCTGCACATCTTCGAGCCACGCTATCGCGCGATGATTTCCGACGCGATGGCACGCGACCGTCGGATCGGCATGGTACAGCCACGGCCGGCGTTGATTGCCGATGGCTTGCCGCGCCCCGAACGGCCGCCGCTGTTCGACATCGGCTGCGTCGGCAAGATCGCCGAGTTCGAGGCGAGCGAGGACGGGCGCTACAACCTCATCCTGGAGGGGCTGTCTCTATTCCGCATCGTGCGCGAACTCGACGTGACCACGGCATTTCGCCAGGTCGAGGCGGAATTGCTGCCGGTGCCGGAAGAGCCCGA
Above is a genomic segment from Sphingomonas sp. HMP6 containing:
- a CDS encoding periplasmic heavy metal sensor, which produces MTVLRRAVIIGVIAFLAAIAGVFIGRVLLPAPSHTGAELHAVLHDKLTLDAQQHTKLDAIEATFSVRRKALELELRADNARLADAIETEHGFGPRVAAAVDACHMTMGKLQKATLEHVFAMRSLLKPDQTAVFDQAVVKALTADAR
- the copD gene encoding copper homeostasis membrane protein CopD; protein product: MNDPLSIGIRFALYADLMLLFGLPLFATYTREERETFLDRRRVLVSLAVFGVALSALSIVAMTAAMAGVAILDVDRASIWAMIFETPMGKAWSVRMGALAMVAIIVVRSRTPAVPTALSAVALGSLAWTGHGAAGEGSAGTVRLVGDLVHLLAAGAWLGALVGLGAMLWAGDTAAATHRALERFAAVGTVIVAAVVGSGLINGLYLVGWSNLGRLPFTLYGQLLLLKLALFGGMLGLAAINRFRLTPALGNAQRQDVNSARRALSRSLMVETVAALAILGLVAWLGTLAPPMSQ
- a CDS encoding LON peptidase substrate-binding domain-containing protein, which translates into the protein MTITRLSIFPLPGALLFPGMHLPLHIFEPRYRAMISDAMARDRRIGMVQPRPALIADGLPRPERPPLFDIGCVGKIAEFEASEDGRYNLILEGLSLFRIVRELDVTTAFRQVEAELLPVPEEPEILSLSRRSALESESRAFADSQGYAVDWDAVTRLDDAALVNGIAQIAPFDVAAKQAMLEADGIEDRAELIIQLMQFFGRHDGEDSVTLQ
- a CDS encoding serine hydrolase domain-containing protein; its protein translation is MRKNSHWIALASVMLATGSSAESDRGSLATLFGKGEGETRAALMIRDGRVVEKRYAVGYSDANRFISWSMAKTVTAILVGQLVSDGKLSLDSPAPIAEWHGANDERRAITLRMLLNMSSGLQHTEIGDPVEASDTNQVLFVSGTQSMAARAIDVPLEARPGAKFEYSSLTSIILAEIITRTLTSSSDPQSRAQAYRRFAEQRLFRPAGIKSAVLEFDGAGTQIGGSLVYMTLDDYGRLGQVLLAGNAPDGTGIIRPDWLAFMKTPSLRNPEYGGQLWLNRPGGVDPHPTLFPGHGPNTLVSCLGHLGQFVIASSDQNLVVVRLGKTQDDTSAFSALRDALGKIVEQVPIAGKKNSSAVMPER
- a CDS encoding excalibur calcium-binding domain-containing protein; protein product: MSFKKPFRAAPVKLGDHYRRKQRDADQKAAVKLLGLATVLGAIVGMASLALNEDGRVKIGAAVRLVAEQAGVIRARDPQPGDFWRGCDDARAAGTPPIYSNELGYREKMDGDGEGVACEPYR
- a CDS encoding transposase encodes the protein MPNRKNVPACSRFLYRYRNLVERFFSKLKLFRAIVTRYENHAEYDLALIKLASAKIWMRFMSR
- a CDS encoding tetratricopeptide repeat protein, which produces MSATERDAVEAFRRDVVEPSMTSLVIIDFWAEWCGPCKALTPLLEKVAAAYADKGVVLAKIDTDKNQFIAAQFQIKSIPTVYAMFQGQLVADLTPARTETALRTMLDQILKQLPIESEAAGLDAELEPLIAMGEQVLVEGDAARAISVFAQLTEMAPEHPAVLSGMVRALVANGQTDEAEAAIAALPEDVAKLPEIERARAALALARDAKPVDDLAGLAAEVAANPADFDKRFELAGGQMAAGDRDAAADTLLAMIAADRAWNDGAARAQLLKLFEVVGLEDPWVSAQRRKLSAILFT
- the copC gene encoding copper homeostasis periplasmic binding protein CopC, which translates into the protein MTNRFRAALFAIAAFATSNAALAHTHLIASTPAANASVAKPTAISLSFSETVMPEFSGADVVMTGMPGMANHQPMKLSGLKASWSADGKTLTLVAGRAFPVGSYQVTWHAAGADTHRMQGDFTFSVK
- a CDS encoding DUF885 domain-containing protein translates to MRLAFALMIVPLTPLIQANAPMPPQAAPAAAATQAQDAALLQFLDRAYDEQLALSPESQTQLGFKTDYDKLDDYTDAAAVRGRALAERQLKAMRAQFRPEQLGESARVSYRLFEYQVEREGESFQFRNLRFPVSTNGSPAGDIPVLLINNHKVDSVADAEAYISRLRDTERVMREVAATMREQAAAGIIPNKVNFAPARADAKAVITGAPFGNGLDSTVMADFRKKVGALNVPEATKAKLLADASAALTGPFRRGYDTLFAALDAIEPLSKGNFGAWSLPNGAAYYADRLKGSTTTDLTADQIHELGLRQVAAIRQEMEAIKREVGFTGTLEQFFDTIRTDPKFKYPNTSVGREQYLGDARAVIASVMAAAPRYFRVLPKAPLEVRAVEKWREGTASTAFYNPPSADGARPGIYYVNLVDMNQTQKVQVAGIAAHEGAPGHHFQIARQQELTGIPKFRKFGGYGAYMEGWGLYSERLANEMGVYKDPYARFGMLSLQVWRAIRLVLDTGIHSKRWTREQAVAYFEANSSVSKKDIGREVDRYFNWPGQATSYMVGQLKIAELRKRAEQELGPKFDIRDFHEAILSQGALPLAVLEEQVNRYIAATKAK
- a CDS encoding ceramidase domain-containing protein, which codes for MTVLLLMVLGPDWTKYAAATCTATRCFCETPRSGLIVQPANSVSSLGFVFAGFLMIALGSGTTWASAMPRQAVMLLGTTAIIVGLGSVMLHATLTLWGQFFDVVGMYLIGSFMLIMALARWQDIPARSATWAYVALSVALVAVLLIAPDLRRPLFTALLLAAIAGELIFARPKRAGARTRYYLGGIAVMGLALVIWNLDQHLILCAPHSLLQGHAAWHLMGAMSLWLSFTYYRSERLGRTEAIA
- a CDS encoding RNA polymerase sigma factor — its product is MTLALDDASDGELAALARSGTQAAYRVLAERHREAVYRLVRSATGDADEAMDVTQETLIAAFGALDRYDPARPFRAWIARIALNKARDWGRRRAVRRLFSFAMPDHAAQSIPDEAVGAERTAEDREKLTRVAGAIAALPARLKEALLLRTIEDMSQAEVAVTLGVSEKTVETRLYRARQKLNDALREDLTRRV